A stretch of the Cucurbita pepo subsp. pepo cultivar mu-cu-16 chromosome LG16, ASM280686v2, whole genome shotgun sequence genome encodes the following:
- the LOC111777748 gene encoding protein SUPPRESSOR OF K(+) TRANSPORT GROWTH DEFECT 1 isoform X1, whose translation MYSNFKEQAIEYVKQAVHEDNAGNYAKAFPLYMNALEYFKTHLKYEKNPKIKEAITQKFTEYLRRAEEIRAVLDDGGPGPASNGDAAVATKPKTKPKDGDGGDGEDPEQTKLRAGLNSAIIREKPDVKWNDVAGLESAKQALQEAVILPVKFPQFFTGKRRPWRAFLLYGPPGTGKSYLAKAVATEADSTFFSISSSDLVSKWMGESEKLVSNLFEMARDSAPSIIFIDEIDSLCGQRGEGNESEASRRIKTELLVQMQGVGHNDQKVLVLAATNTPYALDQAIRRRFDKRIYIPLPDAKARQHMFKVHLGDTPHNLTEADFESLARRTDGFSGSDVSVCVKDVLFEPVRKTQDAMFFIKTPDGMWVPCGPKQQGAVQITMQELAAKGLASKILPPPITRTDFDKVLARQRPTVSKSDLEIHEKFTKEFGEEG comes from the exons ATGTATAGCAATTTCAAGGAGCAAGCTATCGAGTACGTGAAGCAGGCGGTACATGAAGATAATGCTGGCAATTACGCGAAAGCCTTCCCCCTGTATATGAACGCCTTGGAGTACTTCAAAACTCATTTGAAGTATGAGAAGAATCCTAAGATCAAGGAAGCCATCACCCAGAAATTCACCGAGTATTTGCGCCGTGCTGAGGAGATACGTGCGGTTCTCGATGATGGCGGTCCTGGTCCGGCTTCCAATGGGGATGCAGCGGTTGCGACTAAGCCCAAAACGAAGCCCAAGGATGGCGATGGAGGAGATGGAGAGGATCCAGAACAGACGAAGCTGCGGGCCGGTCTTAATTCCGCGATTATTAGGGAGAAGCCGGATGTCAAGTGGAACGATGTCGCTGGTTTAGAGAGCGCCAAGCAGGCATTGCAAGAGGCGGTAATATTACCCGTTAAGTTCCCGCAGTTCTTTACTG GCAAGAGGCGACCATGGCGAGCTTTCTTGTTATATGGGCCTCCTGGAACTGGAAAATCATACTTGGCAAAGGCTGTTGCGACGGAGGCCGACTcaacatttttcag CATTTCTTCTTCGGACCTTGTCTCAAAATGGATGGGTGAAAGTGAAAAGCTAGTTTCAAATCTTTTTGAAATGGCTCGTGATAGTGCTCCATCTATCATCTTTATTGATGAAATAGATTCGCTGTGTGGTCAACGAGGTGAAGGTAATGAAAGTGAAGCTTCAAGACGCATTAAGACAGAACTTCTTGTGCAAATGCAG GGTGTAGGACACAATGATCAAAAGGTTCTTGTCCTCGCTGCAACAAATACTCCCTATGCTTTGGATCAg GCCATTCGTCGACGATTCGACAAGCGGATATACATCCCTCTTCCCGACGCAAAAGCCAGGCAGCACATGTTCAAA GTGCATCTGGGGGATACACCACATAATTTAACGGAAGCAGATTTTGAAAGCTTAGCCCGCAGGACAGATGGTTTCTCTGGCTCAGATGTTTCTGTTTGT GTGAAGGACGTGCTCTTCGAGCCTGTTCGTAAAACACAAGATGCTATGTTCTTCATCAAGACTCCTGATGGTATGTGGGTACCTTGTGGACCAAAGCAACAAGGCGCTGTCCAAATTACCATGCAAGAGTTGGCAGCCAAAGGACTCGCCTCAAAG ATTCTTCCTCCTCCAATTACAAGAACGGACTTCGACAAGGTTCTAGCTAGACAAAGGCCTACGGTGAGTAAATCTGATCTGGAGATTCATGAAAAGTTTACGAAGGAGTTTGGGGAGGAAGGTTGA
- the LOC111777748 gene encoding protein SUPPRESSOR OF K(+) TRANSPORT GROWTH DEFECT 1 isoform X2, protein MYSNFKEQAIEYVKQAVHEDNAGNYAKAFPLYMNALEYFKTHLKYEKNPKIKEAITQKFTEYLRRAEEIRAVLDDGGPGPASNGDAAVATKPKTKPKDGDGGDGEDPEQTKLRAGLNSAIIREKPDVKWNDVAGLESAKQALQEAVILPVKFPQFFTGKRRPWRAFLLYGPPGTGKSYLAKAVATEADSTFFSISSSDLVSKWMGESEKLVSNLFEMARDSAPSIIFIDEIDSLCGQRGEGNESEASRRIKTELLVQMQGVGHNDQKVLVLAATNTPYALDQVHLGDTPHNLTEADFESLARRTDGFSGSDVSVCVKDVLFEPVRKTQDAMFFIKTPDGMWVPCGPKQQGAVQITMQELAAKGLASKILPPPITRTDFDKVLARQRPTVSKSDLEIHEKFTKEFGEEG, encoded by the exons ATGTATAGCAATTTCAAGGAGCAAGCTATCGAGTACGTGAAGCAGGCGGTACATGAAGATAATGCTGGCAATTACGCGAAAGCCTTCCCCCTGTATATGAACGCCTTGGAGTACTTCAAAACTCATTTGAAGTATGAGAAGAATCCTAAGATCAAGGAAGCCATCACCCAGAAATTCACCGAGTATTTGCGCCGTGCTGAGGAGATACGTGCGGTTCTCGATGATGGCGGTCCTGGTCCGGCTTCCAATGGGGATGCAGCGGTTGCGACTAAGCCCAAAACGAAGCCCAAGGATGGCGATGGAGGAGATGGAGAGGATCCAGAACAGACGAAGCTGCGGGCCGGTCTTAATTCCGCGATTATTAGGGAGAAGCCGGATGTCAAGTGGAACGATGTCGCTGGTTTAGAGAGCGCCAAGCAGGCATTGCAAGAGGCGGTAATATTACCCGTTAAGTTCCCGCAGTTCTTTACTG GCAAGAGGCGACCATGGCGAGCTTTCTTGTTATATGGGCCTCCTGGAACTGGAAAATCATACTTGGCAAAGGCTGTTGCGACGGAGGCCGACTcaacatttttcag CATTTCTTCTTCGGACCTTGTCTCAAAATGGATGGGTGAAAGTGAAAAGCTAGTTTCAAATCTTTTTGAAATGGCTCGTGATAGTGCTCCATCTATCATCTTTATTGATGAAATAGATTCGCTGTGTGGTCAACGAGGTGAAGGTAATGAAAGTGAAGCTTCAAGACGCATTAAGACAGAACTTCTTGTGCAAATGCAG GGTGTAGGACACAATGATCAAAAGGTTCTTGTCCTCGCTGCAACAAATACTCCCTATGCTTTGGATCAg GTGCATCTGGGGGATACACCACATAATTTAACGGAAGCAGATTTTGAAAGCTTAGCCCGCAGGACAGATGGTTTCTCTGGCTCAGATGTTTCTGTTTGT GTGAAGGACGTGCTCTTCGAGCCTGTTCGTAAAACACAAGATGCTATGTTCTTCATCAAGACTCCTGATGGTATGTGGGTACCTTGTGGACCAAAGCAACAAGGCGCTGTCCAAATTACCATGCAAGAGTTGGCAGCCAAAGGACTCGCCTCAAAG ATTCTTCCTCCTCCAATTACAAGAACGGACTTCGACAAGGTTCTAGCTAGACAAAGGCCTACGGTGAGTAAATCTGATCTGGAGATTCATGAAAAGTTTACGAAGGAGTTTGGGGAGGAAGGTTGA
- the LOC111777749 gene encoding uncharacterized protein LOC111777749: MEKKRNWSWGSALVGAASAIAATAIISAKPKDPTFHLISIKFTSLKVKPPVVDAELILTVHVTNPNVAPIHYSSTAMSIFYDGSHLGSALVEAGSQQSRSCQVLRLPARLDGLKLAHHRSRFISDVAKREMVLDASVDIGGIAKVLWWNHRFKVHVDSHLTVDPVFLDVLDQENTSQLKLFLT, encoded by the coding sequence ATGGAGAAGAAGCGTAATTGGAGCTGGGGCTCCGCCCTCGTTGGAGCTGCGTCGGCGATTGCTGCGACGGCGATCATTTCCGCCAAGCCCAAGGACCCGACCTTCCACCTGATCTCTATAAAGTTCACTTCCCTCAAGGTGAAGCCGCCGGTGGTGGACGCGGAGCTCATCCTGACCGTCCACGTTACCAACCCCAACGTGGCTCCTATCCACTACTCCTCCACCGCCATGTCCATTTTCTACGACGGCTCCCATCTGGGGTCTGCCCTGGTCGAGGCCGGTTCGCAGCAGTCCCGGTCCTGCCAGGTCCTCCGCCTCCCGGCCCGGCTAGACGGCCTGAAGCTGGCCCACCATCGCAGTCGGTTCATCTCCGATGTGGCGAAGCGGGAGATGGTTCTGGATGCGAGTGTGGACATTGGGGGAATTGCGAAAGTGCTGTGGTGGAATCACAGGTTCAAGGTGCACGTGGACAGCCATCTGACCGTTGATCCCGTCTTCCTGGATGTGCTTGATCAGGAAAATACTTCTCAACTTAAGCTGTTTCTTACTTGA
- the LOC111777751 gene encoding rho GTPase-activating protein 1-like, with translation MTLVVLRSSALFASSHTRVSASSSSSSSDPPSDGDGSPLVDMHPPIPTSCSSSSSSSVDGNGEGEVVGKERLKQRRDQLSLLALVVTLFRKSFIVCKSDRREVCAMEIGWPTDVRHVTHVTFDRFNGFLGLPVEFEPEVPRRAPSASSTVFGVSTESMQLSYDSRGNSVPTILIQMQHCLYAQGGLQAEGIFRITAENSQEEYVREHLNQGVVPDNIDLHCLAGLIKAWFRELPAGILDSLSSEQVMECQTEEECADLIRHLPPSEASLLDWAINLMADVVQQEHFNKMNARNIAMVFAPNMTQMADPLTALMYAVQVMNFLRMLILRTLRGREDSVLDSTATHLEPPDESGHQSPSQPCLRNTATMVQVAEQAEQAEPEFVAELPVLDEEDAHFSDGDAFSLSLVKKLLPNEYGALLNAYKDKEAVAGNDLKAEVVILTEKNRTCLSNVSNLKDQTNKLTNQNSVFRVFAPVPVQKRLSKLSCINSSRERIEAWR, from the exons ATGACTCTGGTTGTTCTTCGTTCCTCTGCCCTTTTTGCTTCATCCCATACAAGGgtttctgcttcttcttcttcttcttcttccgatCCTCCAAGCGATGGCGATGGATCTCCCCTTGTTGACATGCATCCTCCAATACCCACTTCgtgttcttcttcctcttcttcttctgtggATGGCAATGGGGAAGGGGAGGTGGTAGGGAAGGAGCGGTTAAAGCAAAGGAGAGATCAGCTCTCGTTGTTGGCTTTAGTTGTGACCCTTTTCAGGAAATCTTTTATTGTTTGCAAGAGTGATAGAAGAGAGGTTTGTGCGATGGAGATCGGTTGGCCGACTGATGTGCGACATGTCACGCATGTCACTTTTGATAGATTTAATGGATTCTTGGGTTTGCCTGTTGAGTTTGAACCTGAAGTGCCTCGCAGGGCTCCCAGTGCTAG TTCAACTGTGTTCGGGGTTTCAACGGAATCCATGCAACTCTCGTACGACTCGAGAGGGAATAGCGTTCCCACAATTCTTATACAAATGCAGCACTGTCTGTATGCTCAAGGTGGCTTGCAG GCTGAAGGTATTTTCAGAATCACTGCAGAGAACAGTCAAGAGGAGTATGTACGTGAGCATTTAAACCAAGGAGTAGTACCAGACAACATCGATTTACATTGTTTAGCTGGCCTTATCAAG GCGTGGTTCAGAGAACTCCCAGCTGggattttggattctttgTCGTCGGAGCAGGTCATGGAGTGTCAGACAGAAGAAGAATGTGCTGATCTAATAAGGCATCTACCTCCTAGTGAAGCTTCTTTGCTAGATTGGGCTATCAACCTAATGGCAGATGTTGTCCAGCAGGAACATTTCAACAAGATGAATGCTCGCAACATAGCTATGGTCTTTGCTCCAAATATGACTCAG ATGGCTGACCCTTTGACTGCATTGATGTATGCTGTTCAAGTAATGAACTTTCTCAGGATGCTTATCTTAAGGACACTGCGAGGAAGGGAAGACTCCGTTCTCGACTCGACTGCTACGCATTTAGAGCCACCTGATGAGAGTGGCCACCAGAGTCCTTCACAGCCCTGCCTCAGAAATACTGCCACCATGGTTCAGGTGGCAGAGCAGGCCGAGCAGGCCGAGCCTGAGTTTGTTGCAGAACTGCCTGTtcttgatgaagaagatgcaCATTTTTCTGATGGAGATGCTTTTTCTTTAAGCCTTGTCAAAAAACTGCTACCTAATGAGTATGGAGCTTTACTGAATGCCTACAAAGACAAAGAAGCTGTTGCAGGCAATGACTTGAAGGCAGAAGTTGTAATCCTAACTGAAAAGAACAGGACTTGTCTATCCAATGTTTCAAATCTGAAAGACCAGACTAACAAACTAACTAACCAGAACTCTGTATTTCGAGTCTTCGCACCGGTACCGGTACAGAAGCGGCTCAGCAAACTGAGCTGTATAAATTCATCGAGAGAGCGAATTGAAGCATGGCGATAA
- the LOC111777752 gene encoding protein FANTASTIC FOUR 3-like translates to MAVCKSLHPIFETPLPENQTLRESLTSSWTQSVKPVEQSLQLCTEGLGSESSDDVENENENWEIKEGKVGIGCVKHVASRMSTKALPPPLSFMGRSGKGGVCFMSYREDGRLVLKEVRIGCREFVEARREDGRLKLQIVQPNQEDEDEEHDDVEAETPSSFVV, encoded by the coding sequence ATGGCTGTCTGTAAGAGCCTCCACCCCATCTTTGAAACCCCATTGCCTGAAAATCAAACCCTTCGCGAGTCACTCACGTCCTCATGGACCCAGAGCGTTAAGCCTGTGGAGCAGAGTCTGCAACTCTGCACAGAGGGGTTGGGGTCAGAAAGCTCGGATgatgttgaaaatgaaaatgaaaattgggaAATCAAAGAAGGGAAAGTGGGGATTGGTTGTGTCAAGCACGTTGCATCACGGATGAGTACCAAAGCTTTGCCTCCGCCTTTGTCTTTCATGGGAAGGAGTGGAAAGGGTGGGGTTTGCTTCATGTCGTACAGGGAAGATGGAAGGTTGGTGTTGAAAGAAGTAAGAATTGGGTGTCGGGAATTTGTAGAAGCTCGCAGAGAGGATGGGCGGCTGAAGCTGCAAATTGTTCAACCCAATcaggaagatgaagatgaagaacatgatGATGTAGAAGCAGAGACACCCTCGTCCTTTGTTGTGTAA
- the LOC111777750 gene encoding heterogeneous nuclear ribonucleoprotein Q-like, with protein sequence MPSGKGNASSIARPVEPEKQNESEKPVDSDERVDLDVDNDPEEVMEEDVEYEEVEEEEEVEEIEVEEEEEEEEEEEGEEEDVEEVEDDGNNDSRINGQNEIDNDEDEKKKHAELLALPPHGSEVYVGGIPHDSSEEDLRQFCEPIGEVTEVRVMRSKESNENKGFAFVTYRSVELASKAIDELNNTEFKGKKIKCSSSQAKHRLFIGNVPRSWGEEDLKKVVKDIGPGVTAVELVKDMKNTSNNRGFAFVDYYNHACAEYSRQKMMNPKFKLDDNAPTVSWADPKNADSSAASQVKAVYVKNLPKNVTQEQLKRLFDHHGKITKVVLPPAKAGQEKNRIGFVHFSERSSAMKALKNTEKYELDGQLLECSLAKPQADQKSGGSNSQKSGLLPNYPPRVGYGFVGGPYGAVNAGYGASGFGQPLIYGRGPTPAGMAMMPMLLPDGRIGYVLQQPGSQMLTPPPHPRSGGNGGGSGSKNGGSSSRGRHTHDNNSHGRRYRPY encoded by the exons ATGCCAAGTGGAAAAGGAAATGCTTCATCTATTGCTAGACCAGTTGAACCTGAAAAGCAAAATGAATCCGAAAAGCCAGTTGACTCTGATGAGAGGGTAGATCTTGATGTTGATAATGATCCTGAGGAGGTAATGGAAGAAGATGTCGAGTATGAAGAAgtagaggaggaggaagaggtgGAAGAAatagaagttgaagaagaggaggaagaggaggaggaagaggagggtgaggaagaagatgttgAAGAAGTGGAGGATGATGGGAATAATGACAGTAGAATTAATGGCcaaaatgaaattgataatgatgaggatgaaaagaaaaaacatgccGAGCTTCTTGCCCTACCTCCTCATGGTTCTGAAGTATATGTTGGTGGTATTCCTCACGATTCTTCTGAAGAAGATTTAAGGCAATTTTGTGAACCCATAGGAGAAGTTACAGAG GTTCGCGTTATGAGAAGTAAAGAATCAAATGAGAATAAGGGCTTTGCATTTGTTACCTACAGAAGCGTAGAGTTGGCTTCTAAAGCAATTGATGAACTGAATAACACCGAATTCAAG ggaaagaagataaaatgtTCATCATCTCAAGCAAAGCACCGTTTGTTCATTGGTAATGTTCCCAGGAGCTGGGGCGAGGAAGATCTTAAGAAGGTTGTGAAAGACATTGGACCTGGAGTTACGGCTGTGGAACTAGTAAAG GATATGAAGAATACTAGCAATAACAGgggttttgcttttgttgaCTACTATAATCATGCATGTGCTGAGTACTCACGGCAGAAGATGATGAATCCAAAATTTAAGCTAGATGATAATGCTCCAACTGTTAGCTGGGCAGATCCTAAAAATGCTGATTCATCTGCTGCTTCACAG GTGAAGGCAGTTTATGTGAAGAATTTGCCAAAGAATGTAACACAGGAGCAGTTAAAAAGGCTATTTGATCATCATGGGAAAATTACAAAAGTGGTTTTGCCTCCTGCAAAAGCTGGACAAGAGAAGAATAGAATTGGTTTTGTACATTTTTCGGAGAGATCCAGTGCTATGAAGGCTTTAAAAAATactgaaaaatatgaattggATG GTCAACTTTTGGAATGTTCTCTTGCAAAGCCACAAGCAGATCAGAAGTCTGGAGGATCAAATAGCCAAAAGTCTGGATTGCTTCCCAACTATCCACCTCGGGTTGGATACGGCTTTGTTGGGGGGCCTTATGGTGCTGTAAATGCAGGATATGGTGCTTCTGGTTTTGGTCAG CCGTTGATATATGGAAGAGGACCAACTCCTGCTGGTATGGCAATGATGCCGATGTTGCTTCCTGATGGACGGATTGGCTATGTCTT GCAACAACCAGGATCACAGATGCTAACCCCTCCACCACATCCAAGAAGTGGCGGCAATGGTGGCGGAAGTGGCAGTAAGAATGGCGGCAGTTCTAGCAGGGGGAGACATACACATGACAACAATAGCCATGGTCGCAGGTATCGCCCATATTAA